A stretch of the Vidua chalybeata isolate OUT-0048 chromosome Z, bVidCha1 merged haplotype, whole genome shotgun sequence genome encodes the following:
- the CEMIP2 gene encoding cell surface hyaluronidase isoform X3, whose translation MLHVGAEKCRYKSKATIILYGKSNEGADVPEFGKKFIGVGPEGMLELHGHQKVSWTLLSKTIYFSGLAYGHYTFKKNFSRGLNVRVIDQDTAEVLEVLKFDTHEFAEESLKLQNLLKNGHPGRIIAIAVGDSAAKNLLEETRVTIQNLLGSRFVRGLSYRQAWALVGVIGGGNSSCNESVRNYENHSTGGKALAQKEFFTVDGQKFVVRAYSEWNDGVPISGFQVEAVGGVILNLLDDVSSWEPGDRIVVASTDYSMYQTEEFTLLPCMECTKHQVKVKENPQFPHVGEVIDGVDMRAEVGVLTRNIVIKGETENTCYLEKECQFFSYDTFGGHIKILKNFTSVHLSYVELKQMGQQQIGSYPVHFHLCGDVDEKGGYTFKTYLEGLAIHHCFSRCVTVHATNGLLIKDTIGYDTLGHCFFIEDGIEQRNTLFHNLGLVTKPGTLLPTDRNSSMCIGIRDKVYGNYVPVPATDCMAVSTFWISHPNNHLINNAAAGSQDAGIWYLFHRVATGDSHSLAMETKSELTPLGIFYNNRVHSNFKAGLFIDKGVKTTNASADDPREYLCLDNNARFRPHQDADPEKPRVAALIDRLISFKNNDHGAWVRGGDILIQNSGFADNGIGLTFASDGSFPNDEGASQEVSESLFIGESRNYGFQGGQNKYVGTGGVDNKTRTLPRNRTFPIRGFQIYDGPIHLTKCTFKNFVPTPDRFTSAVGFLMKNPWQMTPKNNISLVKFGPNVSLKAFFGKPGPWFEEGDLDGDKNSIFHDLDGSVTDYRDTYVGRMDNYLIQHPKCINITEWSGVVCSGSYAQVYVQTWNGQNLSMTIVRDEYPAKPMVLRGINQRAAAFQQYQPVVMLQKGYTIHWNGKAPNVTYLYLINFNKNDWIRVGLCYQPKPDFLIVLETFQRRSSALSSKVERYMPVSSMMELEKNRSDKKFYFDNSTGLLFLFLQAKYNRDGHSYCSSQGCERIKIVTKDSSKGISNCMTKAYPKYYQVPTVIKQMPEKTTVPCTKCGTTQMIFTSDPHRNYLLVQVNSSDETESSRGQQAFIYVNDTMFSFKDNGMLIVVVDACTGTVLGNKLFSGVDIRRVDGYLKSGIPQRSIILLSTRGDVAIPNNLAEALMSLGTAKPPYLQSNGSLAFLGFRGKIRPSWIKLFTSPAGHGLVQIEKYIPLQLEEYGCARAIKSRQKDLELLKKAARSH comes from the exons ATGCTTCATGTTGGAGCAGAGAAATGCCGCTATAAATCCAAAGCAACTATTATTTTGTATGGGAAGTCAAACGAAGGTGCTGATGTGCCAGAATTTGGCAAAAAATTTATTGGCGTGGGTCCTGAAGGAATGCTGGAGTTGCACGGGCACCAGAAGGTATCATGGACTCTTCTGTCAAAGACTATATATTTCTCAGGGCTGGCCTATGGTCattatacatttaaaaagaatttttcccGAGGACTAAATGTTAGAGTGATCGATCAGGATACAGCAGAGGTTTTGGAAGTGCTGAAGTTTGATACTCATGAATTTGCAGAGGAAAGCTTAAAGCTCCAGAACTTACTGAAAAATGGGCATCCTGGTCGCATTATTGCTATTGCTGTAGGAGATTCAGCTGCTAAAAATCTTTTAGAGGAAACCAGAGTGACTATTCAAAATCTTCTGGGAAGTAGGTTTGTCAGAGGATTAAGTTACAG GCAAGCCTGGGCTTTAGTTGGTGTCATAGGTGGTGGAAATTCTTCCTGTAATGAATCAGTGAGAAACTATGAAAACCACAGCACTGGTGGGAAAGCTCTTGCTCAAAAAGAGTTTTTCACAGTGGATGGTCAGAAGTTTGTTGTGAGAGCTTACAGCGAATGGAATGATG gTGTCCCAATATCAGGCTTCCAGGTGGAAGCGGTGGGTGGAGTAATACTGAATCTTCTGGATGATGTTAGTAGCTGGGAGCCAGGAGACAGGATTGTGGTTGCAAGCACGGACTATTCAATGTATCAGACCGAGGAATTCACCCTCCTTCCCTGCATGGAGTGTACCAAGCATCAGGTTAAAGTCAAAG AAAACCCTCAGTTTCCTCATGTAGGAGAAGTAATTGATGGAGTAGATATGAGAGCAGAAGTTGGAGTTCTTACAAGAAACATCGTAATAAAGGGCGAGACAGAAAATACCTGCTATCTTGAAAAGGAGTGTCAGTTCTTCAGTTATGATACATTTGGTGGACATATCAAG attctGAAGAATTTTACATCTGTTCACCTTTCCTATGTGGAATTGAAGCAAATGGGCCAGCAGCAGATTGGAAGCTACCCTGTTCATTTTCACCTTTGTGGGGATGTGGATGAAAAAGGAGGATATACTTTTAAAACTTATCTGGAAGGTCTTGCTATTCATCACTGTTTTTCCAGATGTGTGACTGTTCATGCAACTAATGGTTTGCTG ataaaggacACCATTGGGTATGACACCCTAGGTCACTGTTTCTTCATAGAAGATGGCATTGAGCAGAGGAATACTTTGTTCCACAACCTTGGGCTAGTCACAAAACCAGGCACTCTGCTACCTACAGACAGAAACAGCAGCATGTGTATTGGGATTAGGGATAAAGTATATGGAAATTatgtcccagtgccagccacAGATTGCAT GGCCGTTTCAACATTCTGGATTTCTCATCCCAACAATCATCTTATAAATAATGCAGCAGCAGGCTCACAG GATGCTGGAATATGGTATTTGTTCCACAGGGTTGCTACAGGAGATTCTCATAGTCTAGCCATGGAAACCAAATCAGAGCTTACACCCCTAGGAATCTTCTATAACAACAGGGTTCATTCTAATTTTAAG GCTGGTTTGTTCATTGATAAGGGTGTTAAAACAACTAATGCTAGTGCAGATGATCCCAGAGAATATCTTTGTTTGGACAACAATGCAAG GTTTCGACCTCATCAAGATGCAGACCCTGAAAAGCCCCGAGTTGCTGCCCTGATTGACAGATTAATCTCTTTCAAAAACAATGATCATGGAGCCTGGGTCAGGGGAGGGGATATCCTCATTCAGAACTCTGG GTTTGCAGACAATGGAATAGGTTTGACATTTGCTAG TGATGGGAGCTTCCCGAATGATGAAGGTGCCAGCCAGGAGGTATCAGAGTCGCTGTTCATAGGTGAGAGCAGGAATTACGGGTTTCAAGGTggacaaaataaatatgtggGAACTGGAGGAGTAGACAACAAGACACGCACTCTGCCTAGAAATCG GACATTTCCAATCAGAGGCTTTCAGATTTATGATGGACCTATTCACCTTACCAAGTGCACATTTAAAAACTTTGTGCCAACTCCAGACAGATTTACCAGTGCAGTTGGATTCTTGATGAAAAATCCATGGCAGATGACTCcaaaaaacaacatttctctTGTGAAATTTGGTCCAAAC GTTTCTTTGAAAGCCTTCTTTGGGAAGCCTGGTCCCTGGTTTGAAGAAGGAGATCTGGATGGTGATAAGAACTCGATATTTCATGATCTAGATGGCTCAGTGACTGACTACAGGGATACCTATGTGGGCCGAATGGATAATTACTTGATTCAGCACCCGAAATGCATTAATATCACAGAATGGAGTGGAGTAGTTTGCAGTGGGAGCTATGCACAG GTTTATGTCCAAACCTGGAATGGACAGAATCTTTCCATGACTATTGTCCGAGATGAGTATCCAGCCAAACCCATGGTTCTTCGAGGTATTAATCAGAGAGCAGCTGCCTTTCAGCAGTACCAGCCAGTGGTGATGCTCCAAAAGGGCTATACAATCCATTGGAATGGAAAAGCTCCAAATGTCACCTATCTGTATCTCATTAACTTCAACAa gaATGACTGGATTCGTGTTGGTCTTTGTTACCAaccaaaaccagattttctTATAGTATTGGAAACCTTTCAAAGGCGGTCATCTGCTCTGTCAAGCAAGGTAGAACGCTACATGCCTGTATCTTCAATGATGGAGCTTGAAAAGAATCGATCAGACAAGAAGTTTTACTTTGACAACAGTACTGG attactgtttttatttcttcaagcCAAATATAATAGGGATGGTCACAGTTACTGCTCATCTCAGGGATGTGAAAGAATCAAGATTGTGACCAAAGATTCATCAAAAGGGATAAGTAATTGCATGACAAAGGCTTACCCAAAGTACTACCAAGTACCAACCGTCATAAAGCAGATGCCAGAAAAAACTACTGTACCGTGTACAAAATGTGGTACAACtcag ATGATATTCACCAGTGACCCTCACAGAAACTACCTCCTTGTGCAGGTTAATTCATCTGATGAAACAGAGTCAAGCAGAGGTCAGCAAGCATTTATATAT gTCAATGACACCATGTTTTCCTTCAAGGATAATGGAATGCTTATTGTTGTAGTAGATGCCTGCACTGGCACAGTTTTgggaaacaaattattttctggagtAGACATTAGGCGTGTAGATGGATATTTAAAATCTGGAATTCCACAAAG GTCTATAATTCTGCTGAGCACAAGAGGTGATGTTGCAATTCCTAATAATTTAGCTGAAGCCTTAatgtccctggggacagcaaaACCACCTTATCTTCAGAGCAACG